Proteins from one Thermobifida alba genomic window:
- the cydD gene encoding thiol reductant ABC exporter subunit CydD — protein sequence MKPLDPRLVRTAGAVRVHLAVTVLCGVAVTGLVLAQAWLVARVISGAAAGEGLTELSWAVAAVAAVALGRAALSYGTEAAALHSAARAKSQLRRRLIAHVTGVAPAGAPEPSPGQPGRGAVWLSGHNGPDDGEGDGPPRAGELATLATRGLDALDDYFARYLPQLVLAVLVPLAVLAVVARADWISALVIGLTLPLIPIFMALVGWHTQARTQRQWRLLNRLGGHFLDVVEGLPTLAVFRRAKAQAAIIRRITDEHRRATMGTLRIAFLSALVLELLSTLAVALVAVEIGLRLMYGMVDYQTALLVLILAPEAYLPLREVGARFHSSMEGVAAAEQVFAVLDERLDQDGARTGPEAAPAREAASRALVRPCLDGCAAPRIRLDDVSLTYPGRTVPALSGVSLVIRPGQRILLTGPSGSGKSSLLALLLRFVDPTGGEIRVERPSGAGSAPLGHVPADQWRQLIAWVPQHPYLFDDTVLDNIRLGRPEASVAEVRRAAELAEAHDFVSTLPQGYGTRLGERGARLSAGQRQRIALARAFLRDAPIVLLDEPTAHLDPDNAAAVRRAVARLLEGRTGLVVAHDTGWSELVDETVHITGGRIGAPL from the coding sequence ATGAAACCCCTCGACCCCCGGCTGGTGCGCACCGCCGGCGCGGTCCGCGTCCACCTCGCCGTGACCGTGCTGTGCGGGGTGGCCGTGACCGGACTGGTCCTGGCCCAGGCCTGGCTCGTCGCACGCGTCATCTCCGGCGCCGCCGCGGGCGAGGGGCTCACCGAACTGTCCTGGGCGGTCGCCGCCGTCGCGGCGGTCGCCCTGGGCCGGGCCGCGCTGTCCTACGGCACCGAGGCCGCCGCCCTGCACTCGGCGGCCCGCGCCAAGTCGCAACTGCGCCGACGCCTGATCGCCCACGTGACGGGCGTCGCACCGGCCGGAGCCCCCGAACCGTCCCCGGGACAGCCGGGCCGGGGAGCGGTCTGGCTGTCCGGGCACAACGGTCCCGACGACGGCGAGGGGGACGGCCCTCCGCGCGCCGGAGAACTGGCCACCCTCGCCACCCGCGGCCTGGACGCACTGGACGACTACTTCGCCCGGTACCTCCCGCAACTGGTGCTCGCGGTCCTCGTCCCCCTCGCCGTCCTGGCCGTGGTGGCCCGGGCCGACTGGATCTCGGCCCTCGTCATCGGCCTGACCCTGCCCCTCATCCCGATCTTCATGGCGCTGGTCGGATGGCACACCCAGGCCCGCACCCAGCGCCAGTGGCGTCTGCTGAACCGGCTCGGCGGCCACTTCCTGGACGTGGTGGAGGGCCTGCCCACCCTCGCCGTCTTCCGCCGCGCCAAGGCGCAGGCCGCCATCATCCGCCGGATCACCGACGAGCACCGGCGGGCCACCATGGGCACCCTGCGGATCGCGTTCCTGTCCGCGCTGGTGCTGGAACTGCTGTCCACGCTCGCGGTGGCGCTGGTGGCCGTCGAGATCGGCCTGCGCCTGATGTACGGCATGGTCGACTACCAGACCGCGCTGCTGGTGCTGATCCTCGCCCCCGAGGCGTACCTGCCGCTGCGCGAGGTGGGGGCCCGCTTCCACTCCAGCATGGAGGGGGTCGCCGCCGCCGAGCAGGTCTTCGCCGTCCTGGACGAGCGCCTCGACCAGGACGGCGCCCGGACCGGCCCCGAGGCCGCGCCGGCCCGGGAGGCGGCCTCCCGCGCCCTGGTCCGCCCCTGCCTCGACGGCTGCGCCGCCCCCCGCATCCGCCTGGACGACGTCTCGCTGACCTACCCGGGACGCACCGTCCCGGCGCTGTCGGGGGTCTCCCTGGTGATCCGCCCGGGACAGCGGATCCTGCTCACCGGCCCCAGCGGATCGGGCAAGAGCTCCCTGCTGGCGTTGCTGCTGCGCTTCGTCGACCCCACCGGGGGCGAGATCCGCGTGGAGCGGCCCAGCGGCGCGGGGTCCGCCCCGCTGGGCCACGTCCCCGCCGACCAGTGGCGGCAGCTCATCGCCTGGGTGCCCCAGCACCCCTACCTGTTCGACGACACGGTCCTGGACAACATCCGGCTGGGCCGGCCGGAGGCGAGCGTCGCCGAGGTGCGCCGCGCCGCCGAACTCGCCGAGGCGCACGACTTCGTCTCCACCCTGCCCCAGGGCTACGGCACCCGGCTGGGGGAGCGCGGCGCGCGGCTGTCCGCCGGACAGCGCCAGCGCATCGCCCTGGCCCGCGCCTTCCTGCGGGACGCGCCGATCGTGCTGCTGGACGAGCCCACCGCGCACCTCGACCCGGACAACGCCGCCGCGGTGCGCCGCGCCGTGGCCCGCCTGCTGGAGGGCCGCACCGGACTCGTCGTCGCGCACGACACCGGATGGTCCGAACTGGTCGACGAGACCGTGCACATCACCGGCGGCCGGATCGGAGCCCCGCTATGA
- the cydB gene encoding cytochrome d ubiquinol oxidase subunit II, whose amino-acid sequence MDLAVIWFAAIAVLWIGYFVLEGFDFGVGILLPFLGRTNTDRRVMINAIGPVWDGNEVWVLTAGGAMFAAFPAWYASLFSGFYLPLLVVLLALIARGVAFEYRGKVDDERWRARWDQAIFWGSALPALLWGVAFANIVRGVPMDADHIVTAGLLDLLNPYALLGGLTTLSLFTLHGAMFLSLKTGGEVRAQARRAVPAIALVAVPAASGFLLWTQVSYGTTWTLPLAAVAATALIAAVVLSLRGREGWSFTATATTIATATVVLFGSLFPNVLPSTTNPLYSLTVENASSADYTLTVMTWVAVIFLPLVLAYQSWSYWVFRKRITREHIEPTPAYTAHSGTA is encoded by the coding sequence ATGGATCTCGCAGTCATCTGGTTCGCCGCCATCGCGGTGCTGTGGATCGGCTACTTCGTCCTGGAGGGGTTCGACTTCGGGGTGGGCATCCTGCTGCCCTTCCTCGGCAGGACCAACACCGACCGCCGTGTCATGATCAACGCGATCGGCCCGGTCTGGGACGGCAACGAGGTGTGGGTGCTCACCGCGGGCGGAGCGATGTTCGCCGCCTTCCCCGCCTGGTACGCCTCCCTGTTCAGCGGCTTCTACCTGCCGCTGCTGGTGGTCCTGCTCGCGCTGATCGCCCGCGGGGTGGCGTTCGAGTACCGCGGCAAGGTCGACGACGAGCGCTGGCGCGCCCGCTGGGACCAGGCGATCTTCTGGGGCAGCGCCCTGCCCGCCCTGCTGTGGGGCGTCGCCTTCGCCAACATCGTGCGCGGCGTGCCCATGGACGCCGACCACATCGTCACCGCCGGCCTGCTCGACCTGCTCAACCCGTACGCGCTGCTCGGCGGGCTCACCACGCTGTCGCTGTTCACCCTGCACGGCGCGATGTTCCTGAGCCTCAAGACCGGAGGCGAGGTGCGGGCCCAGGCCCGCCGCGCGGTCCCGGCGATCGCGCTGGTCGCGGTGCCCGCCGCCAGCGGGTTCCTGCTGTGGACCCAGGTCTCCTACGGCACGACGTGGACGCTGCCGCTGGCCGCCGTGGCCGCCACCGCCCTGATCGCCGCCGTCGTGCTGTCGCTGCGGGGGCGGGAGGGCTGGTCGTTCACCGCGACCGCGACGACCATCGCCACCGCGACCGTGGTGCTGTTCGGCTCGCTGTTCCCGAACGTGCTGCCCTCCACCACCAACCCGCTGTACAGCCTGACCGTGGAGAACGCCTCCTCGGCCGACTACACGCTGACCGTGATGACGTGGGTGGCGGTGATCTTCCTGCCCCTGGTGCTCGCGTACCAGAGTTGGAGCTACTGGGTGTTCCGCAAGCGCATCACCCGGGAACACATCGAGCCGACGCCCGCCTACACCGCCCACTCGGGCACCGCCTGA